The Scatophagus argus isolate fScaArg1 chromosome 4, fScaArg1.pri, whole genome shotgun sequence DNA window GGTGCTCAGCAGTCGTCATGCAGCATCTGTTATCTGACTCACTGTTTGGTGTCGAAGGATAATTCTACCTTCTGATGACTAACCGGACAGATGAATGCGATAGACTTGGCTGAGGGGGGGTTAATTCAGCTCAGGGGGATGCTGGAGAGTGAGGCTCTCCAGGATAAGTGCTTCTTTGCTACTGATAAAAACCCTCAGCTTGTCAAAGGCACAAGACTCTAAAGTGGTAAAACAGAACATGATGCCTTATATAGTGCACGCTGACATAGAAACCTCTTTTCATCTGAAAAGTACCATTCACttctacaaaaaaaagaaaaaaaaaagaaaaaaaaaggtgtcacGCAGTGTGGAGCTTCAGGATGTTCCCCTGGGCTCAAGAAGACAGGGAAGCAGTGCGGTTGAATCCcgtctttgtttctgttgccaGGGCAGTGTTTGGATAAGGGGGCTTTGAGGTAGAATGCTGGAACTTATCGAAACAATTCGCGAGACCCCCTGCCTCCCAGCCTGACTCAGATCACAAGCGAGGTACGGAAGCACCATGAGACGAAACCTAAAGCTGgggaaaagaaaactttaaaaaaaaccctgtgcTGCTCTCTGGAGATTCAACTCAAATACTGTCCTCTACCATCAAATAGAGCAGGTAGCCGAGGTTAATCATGTTCCAAATGTCATGTTACACGCTTACAAGGATTACATGCTTGAGGAAAGAATGAGGTCACCCTTAAGGTAATGCAATAGTGTAGGCTACCACGAGCAAATTGAATTTGACTCTGATCCAACACATATTGGGTGTCATGCAGAAGGCTGCCAGTTTTCAACAGAAAGCGTCCGCTTCTTTTCAGCTACTGACAAATTAGTTGCTGTGTAGTCGTGTTGTGATCTCCTGCTgtggatgatgaggatgatgtgATTATGAAGCATTCACACAGAAAGTAGGACACTGGGAACGAACTGGGTCAGCAGATAGCGCACGTCTTATAGGTGCGGCTGGGATGAGGGGAGTAGTGGTCCTGCGTCTCGAGGGTCCAGCTCTCCCCGTCTGCCACCGCCATCGACACTCCATGTGTGTATGGCAGCTCGCTCTAATGAGGTGACGAAGAATGCGAGGAATGCCACGCTCACACTGAAATGAGAGGGGCTGGGGCGAGAGACATGAGTCTGAGCGAGGCTGCCCACCTTCTAATTAATATGTGCTGAGCATGACCAAAAAGTCTGGAGCGCAGCGCTGGTCAGAGACACGCTGACCTATCCGCTGCGCCCGTGTGATCACGCTTGATTTAACATAGAGGAAAATCCAGAAGGAGGAGTCGTGTAAACACGGACTTACCACCTGAAGACAgtcaaaccaaaacattttggtgtgAAGCAGACTTGAAGAAATTGCCCAGTAGGAGTTGGCCGTGGAACTGCTTCAGTCGCTCGTCCTTAGGCCCTCAGCAGAGCATCTGACACTTCTCAACACCAGTTAATCATTGCAGCTTCTTGCCAGTCAATGGCAGCTTGTTAAAGTGAACTGATGTTAGGACAATAATGAGCTGTGGGGGCTGttaacagcagaggaggaggaggaggattctGCTGTTCCCTCTGGCAGACTGAGGATGGGTTAATAACAGGCTGTCTCAGTCGGGGCAGATGggactctctccctctctccggTCCCTGGGAGCCCTGCGAGTGTTGTTaacttgaaaacacacattaatggaccacaaacactcacagacacgCACATACTGCCTACGCTCGCACACAAGCGCACGTTCCATCGCAAGCTGCAAACATTTTCCCCCCTCGGCTTTGAAGTGTCGCGACGCCTGGTGAGGGAGATTCCGGGCTAACGACGTCCAACGTGGGACTCCTCCACAGTGGGGGCAAAATCACACGGGGTTTCTGAGAGACGGAGCTCATGTTCCAGGGGGGGAAACCGCAGGAGCCACCGGCCAAACACGGTCATCAGCACATTACAAGGGACAGGCTCTGGGCTGCTCTATTATCTCAGTGCAGGCGCACTTGGAAGCTATTATTTAGTGATTGCTTCAGGCCTTGATCTATAAGGCTGTTATTTGATAAGAACGTagtgtgaaaaatatttgcaaaaccACAAACTCACAAGCATCAATCAGCGTTTGCGGAGGTGGCGTCATACAGCAGGATCAGCGGGGAATGACCTCATTCTGTGCTGAGAGAGGCCAGTTTCACAGTGAATTTGAAACAGAATCTTCTTTTTTGGACTTTTTAATTCATGGCAGACTATTTTAGCTTTCAAACGACATGCGTGGGAGAATCAGATCCGCTGTACCGTGAATGATTTTTCTTCCTGGCCAGGTACACCATCGTGTCGAAAAGACTGACAGGTTGCATAAGAGCCAACCTGCAAAAACGccttttcaagttttttttctgcagtaaaAAGTGTTTACACATTCTCTTCGAGACAGATAAAGCCAGAAGGGTCGAATGTGCTAAGGGTCATGTTCTTGGAGAACGCTGCATTTCTCTTCTCCATGTCTCCAACCTAATGTGCTGGCAGCACGCCCGGATTAACGAGACAAAAacatctctgctctcttcccaATTGTGTGCTGCGGTAGATTTATCTTTCACGCAGAGATAAGCTATAACAAATGTGTGAGGGATGCACTTGTAATGCTGGCAATCCCGACGCGTCTCTTCAGGACCAAGCCAATACATGCTTCTCTATATGCTTTCTGATTAGACAGACCCCTTCGGACTCTGAGGTGTTACACAGGACCCTTCTGTAATCCAATATGCAGCGGCTTTCAATTAAGGTGCCCCAGGAGTTCAAGGCCTTGATGCCCTTAGAAAGGAGTTACTTTCTCCTCAGCACTGGGTGGCATCCTCTAATAACACCACATCATCGACACGAACTGCCTGCACTTGTTTTTCTAACAAAAAGGTCAAATCCTGGGTTTAACAATTAAAACATCTCATTCTCATTAAAGCCACAGTGTCACAAAAAGCAGAATGTAATCTCTCATCTAAAACAGGGATATGTGTTAGATTCAATGACAAATGAATACcgagacagaaaagaaaaatgttgggTAACGTCTCTCAGATTCCTCAGCATGCCGGATGGTTAAAGTAAGCTTTTAGTctcacaaaacagaaacagcaatgTGGATACATGCATAATGATTAACTGcttttcagtgtcagtgaatGTGTATTTCCTTCTTTTGGTAAGGGAAAATGGACAGGACTGATGCAACATCAGTATTTAAAACAGTTGCTTGAACAGCAGTGTCTGGTACTGTCTCAAACTTTCCATAATCAAAAGGTGTCCAGGCCTGCAGAGGGGAGCAGATACGAGTGTTTCAAGGCAGTGGCAGTCGTCCAAAGCGAGCCTGAGCCAGTACAGCAGATGAAGCTAAACACACTCCACTAACAGCAGTGCCAATGACTAAAGAGATCAGCACAacattagacaaaaaaaaaatattattcttAGAGGCAGCAAGGTGATTAATAACTTTCAACAGCATTTACTGCTGTGTACAATTCaggaaatttaaattttaaacaagTCAGTATCAAGACCAGATGCACTCAGTGAATTACACCTAAAAGCCATGAaggaaacagcagtgtgtgcCAGTAATGATATGTAAACTGCAGCAACCATGAGATGTTTGATTTATATATAACACATGATTATAATGTCTTTCCTGTCATGGAAAGCTCATTTTTGGTGGCCCATATTTTCGGGCCTCTCTGTTTCTGGCAAGTAGTGAAGGATAGTACACCTGCAATTTAAGATTACGGTCATCAACATCATTTTctcaattaactgattagtgGTTTGGTgcttgaaatgttgaaaaatgttgatGAGTTCTTCCCAAAACCCATGGTGATGTCCTCAAATGTCTTTTGTCCACTACCCAAAGATATTACTTTTACTGCCATAGAGGACTAAAGAAACCAGAAAGCAGAGAATTTATGAGATTCTTGAAGCAACAATCAAATGAAACATGCAGCCCAATCCTGAGTGCTTTCAGTTGTTATAGTcggtggggggggggacatACCCATACAGTCTTCTTATCAACTATAAATGTTATGGTTACGGTCATgagacatttttaattcaataaaaTCACATTCTCCATTTTCCGTTCTCCTCAGGCTTTACTGTGTTGGACGCAAACTCATGGAGTCCCCTTCAATGGTCCTGCTGGGGCTCCTCTTTGTTTATGGACTAGTCTGTGGCGTCCAGCAGACTGAGGGGAGTCGGTCGGACAGCAGCCATGGCAGGGACAGGACCCAAGAATTTGACAGCAGTGAGGATGGTCTAGAGAAAGAGTTTCTCTATGCTGGAAGGAGCAAACGTGCTCCAGCCGACCAGCAGCAGGACAAGTGCTCCTACACTTTCATTGTGCCTCAACAAAAAGTGACCGGAGCCATCTGTGTCAACTCCAAGGAGCCAGAGGCCATGCTGGAGAACCGGGTCAACAAACAGGAGTTGGAGCTGCTAAATGtggagctgcagaaacagaagaggCAGATCGAGAcgctgcagcagctggtggagGTGGACGGAGGTATCGTCAATGAGGTCAAGCTTCTGAGGAAGGAGAGCCGAAACATGAACTCCAGAGTCACTCAGCTGTACATGCAGCTGCTCCACGAGATCATCAGGAAGCGAGACAATGCCCTAGAACTGGCTCAGATGGAGAACAAGATCCTGAACCAAACCTCTGAGATGCAACTGCTCACCAGTCGATACAAAGATCTCGAGCACAAGTACCAGCACTTGGCTTCTTTGGCCACAAACCAATCAACTCTTATCGCCCTCTTGGAGGAGCAGTGCCAAAGTCGCCCTCGCCCTCGCCATGTGCCTGTGTCTCAGCCACGGCCTCAGCCACCTCCACCATCGCCACCTCTCCACAAGCCTTACCAGCCGCCTGTCATTCCACGAATTAACAACCCAATCAGCAACGAGATCCAGAGTGACCAAAAATCTCTGCCACCTCTTCTTCCAACCATGCCGGCCGGCACCCACAGCCCCTCCACCACCGACAAGCCCTCTGGTGAGTACAGCAAAGTCTGATGTCTGAGGTTTTAAGTAAAGACTAAATTCTTTTAAAGGTGCAGCTTGTAAGATATGCAGAGACATCCACTAAAGTTcacatgctaaccagctagccgtGGTTTTACAAGTTGCCCCTCAAAGTTCTGTTTGTGATGCGTTCTTACCAAACACACCCATTGCCATCACAAATAGTGGTCATAAACAAAGGACTTTGTGTCTGAGTCGACTTTATTGTGGAACTCTTAATCATTAATCACAAGACAATGAGCACTCACTCTTCCAGTCATAGTCAATTTAAATACGTCCCACACATTCCCAGGGCAAAGGGCTCCCCGTGAGAACAGAAATGCTGTTGTCTGGGGCCTTTTGAGATGCATATCACCTAATTGCCATGATTCAacccacacaaaaacacatagcATATCAGCAGGACAAATACATGTGCCAAAATGGATAGCAGGATCTAAGCTCGTGCAGCTCCTGCACACATGTTAATGGATGATAAAACTTTAAAACGGATGTGAAAACGGTGTTTTATGGTATCAGTTGCTGCTTTGTTGTTCCCTTTCATTAAGAAACTTCAGTATTAAcatgctggaaaaaaagaacaaaccaTTCCCAACATGACTACTTTTGCGACTACTGTTTTTTCCATTGACATTCTGTGATACTGCTGGCCAATTTAACTAGGCTGCATGTGAACGGTAGCCTTTGTATGGAATCTTTGGAAGGAGGCAAGTAATTTCCTGCCCACAGCCGTGCAACTAACACCCCAAAACCTTACATAAACCCTCAACACGAACAGAGAGCTCCACACAATGTAGGAATGGAGGGTGGaacagagcaacagagagaaacagaaagatgggagtctaaaaaaaaaggagggggagggagtaAAGTATGAACAGAAAAAGATACGGGAGTCAGTGATGTCATTTGTTCCAGTTGCACCAGGCAAGAATCAGTCATATGTTCCACCAAAGCAGTAGACTTTATCAGGCAGAACAGAGCCGAGCAgagcagggcagggcagggcgGCTCTCTGGCT harbors:
- the angptl2b gene encoding angiopoietin-related protein 2b, whose amino-acid sequence is MESPSMVLLGLLFVYGLVCGVQQTEGSRSDSSHGRDRTQEFDSSEDGLEKEFLYAGRSKRAPADQQQDKCSYTFIVPQQKVTGAICVNSKEPEAMLENRVNKQELELLNVELQKQKRQIETLQQLVEVDGGIVNEVKLLRKESRNMNSRVTQLYMQLLHEIIRKRDNALELAQMENKILNQTSEMQLLTSRYKDLEHKYQHLASLATNQSTLIALLEEQCQSRPRPRHVPVSQPRPQPPPPSPPLHKPYQPPVIPRINNPISNEIQSDQKSLPPLLPTMPAGTHSPSTTDKPSGPFKDCLQALEDGHTASGMYLVKPENANRLMQVWCDQRHDPGGWTVIQRRVDGSVNFFRNWETYKQGFGNIDGEYWLGLENIYWLTNQGNYKLLVTLEDWSGRKVFAEYASFRLEPEADFYKLRVGRYHGNAGDSLTWHNGKQFTTLDRDHDAYTGNCAHYQKGGWWYNSCAHSNLNGVWYRGGHYRSRYQDGVYWAEFRGGAYSLKKVVMMIRPNPNTFH